Proteins from one Malania oleifera isolate guangnan ecotype guangnan chromosome 4, ASM2987363v1, whole genome shotgun sequence genomic window:
- the LOC131154323 gene encoding rapid alkalinization factor codes for MAEHCTGYLVIWTVLLVAGLIAAVDAGGELHQYQLGWIPSRSGCRGTVGECLADDEFELDSETSRRILATTQYISYGALQRNRVPCSRRGASYYNCRTGAQANPYTRGCSAITRCRS; via the coding sequence ATGGCGGAGCACTGCACGGGGTATCTTGTGATCTGGACCGTCCTTCTCGTGGCCGGACTCATCGCTGCAGTGGACGCGGGCGGCGAGCTCCACCAATACCAGCTGGGGTGGATACCGTCCAGATCCGGCTGCCGCGGCACAGTCGGCGAGTGCCTCGCGGACGACGAGTTCGAGCTGGATTCGGAGACCAGCCGGCGCATCCTAGCCACCACTCAGTACATCAGCTACGGTGCGCTGCAGAGGAACAGAGTGCCCTGCTCCCGGCGCGGCGCGTCCTACTACAATTGCCGGACCGGAGCTCAGGCCAATCCGTACACTCGCGGTTGCAGCGCCATCACGCGCTGCAGAAGTTAG